CGTTGGGAAAACTCAACCAAATCGATTTCGCAAGAAACCCCCGAGCGCATCGCCGGCGCGCCGCGAGATCGCCGTCTAGGGCTTCGGCTTGCCGGCGGCAGGGGAACCGGCGGCGGGAGACGGGGCGCTTTTCTCGCCGGGTGCTTTCGCGTCCGGCAACGGCGGCTTCTGCGGCACTTTCGGCATGGGCTGGAGATCGCTCGGCTTGCTGCTCGGAGCCTTAGGATCCACCGGCTCGACGACCGGTGGTTTCGCCATCGGCGGCTTCACGACTACCGGTTCCTTCACGATCGGCTCTTTGACCGGCTCTTTCACGACATCGGCCGTGCCCGGCTTTTTTTCTCCCGTAGGAGTAGGCGTCGGTGGCTTGCGGAACGGAGGTTGAAGATACGTGACTCCGTTCAGCGGTTGCGCCGGGTCGTAGAGATACGTTTCGCGATGCACCAGAAAATCGACGAGATCGGTCGCCGGAATTCCGAACGCTAAGCCGTCGAACGACGTGGCGCCCGCACAGACGATGCCGACCACTTCGCCCCGTGCGTTGAACAACGGCCCGCCGCTATTGCCGGGATTGATCGCCGCGTCGGTCTGGATCATGCGCAGGTTTCCCATGCGGCGCGTGGTCGAGCTCACGATCCCTTGCGTCACCGTTCGTTCCAGGCCAAGTGGGTTGCCGACCGCGAAGATCAAGTCGCCGACATGGAGGTCATCGTCGCGGTTGATCGTGATGGGGTTCGGCAAATCCCCTTTCAGCTCCGTCGGGTCGAGTTGCAGCAATGCGATATCGCGCAGCGGGTGCAGGGCCACGATTTTGACGCGCTTGAGATCATGCTTTTCGTAACCGTTCGGCGTGCGGCGAAACAGTTCGACCTGCACGCGCGGATGCCCTTCGACGACGTGGTAGTTCGTGATGAGATGCCCTTGGCGGCTGATCAGAAAGCCGCTCCCCCGGCCGGAAGCGTTCTTCACCATCATCACGGCATCGCCGCA
The sequence above is a segment of the Planctomycetia bacterium genome. Coding sequences within it:
- a CDS encoding trypsin-like peptidase domain-containing protein gives rise to the protein MMVKNASGRGSGFLISRQGHLITNYHVVEGHPRVQVELFRRTPNGYEKHDLKRVKIVALHPLRDIALLQLDPTELKGDLPNPITINRDDDLHVGDLIFAVGNPLGLERTVTQGIVSSTTRRMGNLRMIQTDAAINPGNSGGPLFNARGEVVGIVCAGATSFDGLAFGIPATDLVDFLVHRETYLYDPAQPLNGVTYLQPPFRKPPTPTPTGEKKPGTADVVKEPVKEPIVKEPVVVKPPMAKPPVVEPVDPKAPSSKPSDLQPMPKVPQKPPLPDAKAPGEKSAPSPAAGSPAAGKPKP